GTGTAATTTTTACCTCTTCTAAACTCCTAAAGTTTGTGCAATATTTACCTCTTCTAAACTCCTATAAAATGTTACTCTGATTCGGGTATAGTTTGGAGGACCGATCCTCCCTGTTTATAGCTGCTATATCAGTTTGAACTTTGGACTCAAATTTGCTTGTAGGAGGAGCCGTAGTGGGAACTGTAGTAGGAGCAATGAAAGGGCAAACAACAGAAACTGGGTTTTTCAGGGGAGCTGGAATTGGGGCTGTTGCAGGTGCGATCACAGCCGTTCAATTGCTGGAATCATTGGCTGATGGGGAGTCATTGTCTAAGGTCACCATTCGCATTAATTTCATCCTCACTAATAGTTATACATTCAagtggaaaattttctattttaattaaccCTTTGttgtaatataaaaataaaaaataataaagtataaatttcCTTATTTAATTTGCTGTTTTATAGGTGGCCTTATTGGTTAGCTTAGTAAATGGGAAGGTTTTCATTGAATGGGTAAGTCCAGCAGTGCTAAAAGCATACCAATGGCAAGTaagtaactctctgagtagccAAACAAAGTAATATTTCGGTTTTGGTTACACTGTTCATCTTATGTTGATGAAAAAAATTTGCAGATGAATTCACTTGACTCGACATATAGAGAAATCTCAGACATATATGATGTAAATGGAGGAAAGGGTTTATCTAGAAGTTGTATCCAAAAGCTTCCAATGCAGGAATTTCATTCTATTGAGAGGATCAAATCAAGGGAGGAATCTTATTGTTCAATTTGCATACAGGTAAACCAAATCTCGATATCTGCAAtcctttttctattcatttcgaTTTGTGTAGCAGTCAAATGAAGAttttgcatgtatatatatattttcctataGGGATTAAAGGATGGAGAAATGGCAAGAAATCTTCCCAGATGCGGGCACATCTTTCACTTAAAGTGCATAGATGAATGGCTAAGCAGGCAAGGAACTTGTCCCATGTGTAGAGAGCATGTTCTTGACGGTGATGGTGAAGAAGTGTAAATCAGGAAATTTTGATTCacaaaaaattgagtttttcttttttgttctgaAATCTGGTGTATATATAGAGTCATAGACCATTGCACAAGGGTTTTGTAGCAACTTTTGATATTTCAAAGCAGTAAAGTAGCggtgatattatatattattcagATTTAGATTGAAGtcttaattttgggtattggttcaatatatttaaaatatttgaatggtcatatttttcatacattcatgaaaatgatgaaaatcaaGGGAGGAGCgataactattttttaaatttttatagtttttgaaagactaaattgaatttttataattttaagagaattaaaaatataattttatttttattaatttaaaatttttaaaataattttatattttagattcgTCACTggtaaaaattatgttaaaattatttattttatataatttattggaAATATCAATGCAAAATGTTGAGGAATCGGTGGATTTGAACACTCAATATGAACTTCCAAATCTGAGCAGCACCGCCTTCATAAAGGATTTAATCCATCTATTTCAGCATTCAAAGCTTAAAAATGTTCCAAAACTGACCTTCAAGTCtttagttaaaatatgtcaATATCCAAAAAGAATTGTACAATACTTAGATTAAACGGATTCTTTACAAACAACCGAAGACCTCAAccctttaaaaatcaatttagtgaTGTATTCTCGGAATATGTGTTATTTTCCATTCATc
The nucleotide sequence above comes from Gossypium raimondii isolate GPD5lz chromosome 13, ASM2569854v1, whole genome shotgun sequence. Encoded proteins:
- the LOC105784130 gene encoding NEP1-interacting protein 1, giving the protein MLKDWFPGLAFRCGEALAFWVFILMRDLRIGFLIKLFKRSLFAAFICIFALGGAVVGTVVGAMKGQTTETGFFRGAGIGAVAGAITAVQLLESLADGESLSKVALLVSLVNGKVFIEWVSPAVLKAYQWQMNSLDSTYREISDIYDVNGGKGLSRSCIQKLPMQEFHSIERIKSREESYCSICIQGLKDGEMARNLPRCGHIFHLKCIDEWLSRQGTCPMCREHVLDGDGEEV